One segment of Meleagris gallopavo isolate NT-WF06-2002-E0010 breed Aviagen turkey brand Nicholas breeding stock chromosome 8, Turkey_5.1, whole genome shotgun sequence DNA contains the following:
- the LOC104912013 gene encoding uncharacterized protein LOC104912013 → MWGKLTLWPLLFACPAPFAQSARLCDPPRHRLEVLRASVRSCCRRRKKRRGDLGGRSEQEEEAEACRCGGEGERHSGQSTCPVSGGTVTFELSVAGAFGDLAAFVLGDLPVSRARVFAVVGLLPCCSFGCLGSVAPCNAGREPPLRTRVGNGARRTPRPPCKQGSAVSLPLFLLRPLGIVAWWWPVNATALYSGCASRPLSFGFTCEAPWHVEVCGLRAG, encoded by the exons ATGTGGG GGAAGCTGACTCTTTGGCCACTGCTTTTTGCGTGCCCAGCCCCGTTTGCCCAGTCTGCCCGCCTCTGTGATCCCCCGCGGCACCGGCTGGAAGTCCTCCGTGCGTCAGTGag gagctgctgcagaagaaggaagaagcgGCGTGGGGACCTGGGAGGCAGGAGCGAGCAAGAAGAGGAAGCCGAAGCGTGCAGATGcgggggggaaggagagaggcacTCTGGGCAAAGCACCTGTCCCGTTAGCGGGGGCACAGTCACATTTGAGTTGAGCGTTGCCGGCGCCTTTGGTGACCTGGCCGCCTTTGTGCTGGGCGacctccctgtaagcagggctcgggtctttgctgtagttggccttttgccttgctgctcctttggctgcctggggagcgtgGCCCCCTGTAACGCAGGGCGAGAGCCACCTCTCCGCACCCGAGTGGGAAATGGAGCTCGCCGGACCCCAAGGCCACCCTGTAAGCAGGGTAGTGCCGTTTCCCtgcccctcttcctcctccggCCCCTCGGCATCGTTGCCTGGTGGTGGCCTGTCAATGCGACGGCCCTGTACTCGGGGTGTGCGTCGAGGCCTTTGTCCTTTGGCTTTACCTGCGAAGCCCCTTGGCACGTTGAGGTCTGTGGCCTCCGTGCAGGCTAG
- the TNKS2 gene encoding poly [ADP-ribose] polymerase tankyrase-2 → MSLLNGADSSGVKALFLYKTPCCIHWILELAVIESQYHIIACVGNDLRAHAALPPVRAKDPTRPSPDCLQRWGFGRKDVVEYLLQSGANVHARDDGGLIPLHNACSFGHAEVVNLLLRHGADPNARDNWNYTPLHEAAIKGKTDVCIVLLQHGAEPTIRNTDGRTALDLADPSAKAVLTGEYKKDELLESARSGNEEKMMSLLTPLNVNCHASDGRKSTPLHLAAGYNRVKIVQLLLQHGADVHAKDKGDLVPLHNACSYGHYEVTELLVKHCAAASPYPKRKQVCELLLRKGANINEKTKDFLTPLHVASEKAHNDVVEVVVKHEAKKLCTVQSVNCRDIEGRQSTPLHFAAGYNRVSVVEYLLQHGADVHAKDKGGLVPLHNACSYGHYEVAELLVKHGAVVNVADLWKFTPLHEAAAKGKYEICKLLLQHGADPTKKNRDGNTPLDLVKDGDTDIQDLLRGDAALLDAAKKGCLARVKKLCSPDNVNCRDTQGRHSTPLHLAAGYNNLEVAEYLLQHGADVNAQDKGGLIPLHNAASYGHVDVAALLIKYNACVNATDKWAFTPLHEAAQKGRTQLCALLLAHGADPTLKNQEGQTPLDLVTADDVSALLTAAMPPSALPSCYKPQVISVSQTAGSTADPLSSVPSSPSSLSAASSLDNLSVSSVDFSINQFVRNLGLEHLIDIFEREQITLDVLVEMGHKELKEIGINAYGHRHKIIKGVERLISGQQGLNPYLTLNTSSSGTLLIDLSSEDKEFQSVEEEMQSTVREHRDGGHAGGVFNRYNILKIQKVCNKKLWERYTHRRKEVSEENHNHANERMLFHGSPFVNAIIHKGFDERHAYIGGMFGAGIYFAENSSKSNQYVYGIGGGTGCPIHKDRSCYVCHRQLLFCRVTLGKSFLQFSAMKMAHSPPGHHSVTGRPSVNGLALAEYVIYRGEQAYPEYLITYQIMKPEATTEA, encoded by the exons ATGAGTCTCTTGAATGGCGCTGATAGCAGTGGGGTCAAGGCACTCTTCCTCTACAAAACCCCCTGCTGCATCCACTGG ATCCTTGAACTGGCAGTCATAGAATCGCAGTATCATATAATAGCTTGTGTTGGAAATGACCTCAGAGCCCATGCAGCTCTACCCCCCGTCAGGGCCAAGGATCCCACCCGGCCCAGTCCTGattgtctccagagatggg GTTTTGGTCGGAAGGATGTAGTCGAATACTTACTGCAGAGTGGTGCCAATGTCCACGCACGAGATGATGGAGGCCTTATCCCACTTCACAATGCTTGCTCTTTTGGTCACGCCGAAGTTGTCAATCTCCTCCTGCGGCACGGTGCAGATCCTAATGCTCGGGACAATTGGAATTACACTCCCCTTCATGAAGCAGCCATTAAGGGCAAGACAGATGTCTGCATTG TATTACTGCAGCATGGTGCTGAACCGACCATCCGGAACACAGATGGAAGAACAGCTTTGGATTTAGCAGACCCATCTGCAAAAGCAGTGCTGACTG GTGAATACAAGAAAGATGAGCTCTTAGAAAGTGCCAG GAGTgggaatgaagaaaagatgatgTCTCTCCTTACACCACTGAATGTTAACTGTCATGCAAGTGATGGCagaaag TCTACTCCTCTACATTTAGCAGCTGGGTATAACCGTGTGAAAATAGTACAGCTGTTACTCCAACATGGGGCTGATGTGCACGCTAAGGATAAGGG AGATTTGGTGCCACTTCACAATGCCTGTTCCTATGGTCATTATGAAGTAACAGAGCTTCTAGTAAAG cactgtgctgctgcgTCTCCATATCCTAAGAGAAAACAAGTGTGTGAATTGCTGCTGAGGAAAGGAGCTAACATtaatgaaaagacaaaaga cttctTGACTCCTCTGCATGTGGCATCAGAAAAAGCTCATAATGATGTTGTTGAAGTAGTTGTGAAACATGAAGCTAAG AAACTGTGTACAGTTCAAAGTGTGAACTGCAGAGACATTGAAGGGCGTCAGTCTACACCACTTCATTTTGCAGCTGGATACAACAGGGTGTCTGTTGTTGAATATCTTCTTCAGCATGGAGCTGATGTGCATGCAAAAGATAAGGG agGACTTGTTCCTTTACATAATGCTTGCTCATATGGTCACTATGAGGTTGCAGAGCTGCTTGTTAAACATGGTGCAGTTGTCAATGTTGCTGACTTGTGGAAGTTTACTCCCTTACATGAAgctgcagcaaaaggaaaatatgagaTTTGCAAACTCCTATTGCAG CATGGAGCTGACCCCACAAAGAAGAACAGAGATGGAAATACTCCTTTAGACCTTGTTAAAGATGGCGATACTGATATTCAAGACTTACTTAGAGGAGATGCAGCTCTATTAGATGCTGCTAAGAAAGGTTGTTTGGCCCGGGTTAAAAAGCTCTGTTCACCTGACAACGTCAACTGTCGGGACACGCAAGGACGGCATTCAACACCACTACATTTAGCAG CTGGTTACAACAACTTGGAAGTTGCAGAGTACCTGCTACAGCATGGAGCAGATGTGAATGCTCAGGATAAAGGAGGTTTGATTCCTCTGCATAATGCAGCATCTTATGGG catgtAGATGTGGCAGCTTTGCTTATAAAGTATAATGCGTGTGTGAATGCTACAGACAAATGGGCTTTCACACCTTTGCACGAAGCAGCCCAGAAAGGAAGGACACAGCTTTGTGCCTTGTTGCTGGCACATGGGGCTGATCCTACTCTGAAAAACCAGGAAGGACAAACACCTTTAGACCTGGTCACT GCAGATGATGTCAGCGCACTATTGACAGCAGCAATGCCTCCTTCTGCCTTACCATCTTGCTACAAACCTCAGGTTATAAGTGTATCTCAGACAGCAGGTTCTACAGCTGATCCCCTGTCATCTGTTCCATCCAGTCCATCCAGTCTATCTGCTGCGAGTAGTCTTGACAATTTGTCTG tctcaAGTGTAGATTTCAGCATAAATCAGTTTGTGCGGAAccttggccttgaacatctaATTGACATATTTGAGAGAGAACAG ATAACACTTGATGTGTTGGTTGAAATGGGTCACAAAGAATTGAAGGAAATCGGAATTAATGCTTATGGCCATAGGCACAAAATCATTAAAGGAGTTGAAAGACTGATTTCTGGACAGCAAG GACTTAACCCATACCTGACTCTAAACACATCCAGTAGCGGAACTCTTCTCATAGATCTTTCCTCTGAAGATAAGGAATTTCAGTCAGTAGAAGAGGAG ATGCAGAGTACTGTCCGAGAGCACAGAGATGGAGGACATGCTGGGGGAGTCTTCAATAGATACAACATTTTAAAG ATTCAGAAAGTCTGCAACAAAAAGCTGTGGGAAAGATACACACACAGGAGGAAAGAGGTTTCTGAGGAGAATCATAACCATGCTAATGAAAGGATGCTGTTTCATG GCTCTCCATTTGTGAATGCAATCATTCACAAAGGCTTTGATGAAAGACATGCTTATATAGGTGGCATGTTTGGAGCTGggatttattttgctgaaaattcTTCCAAAAGCAATCAATATGTGTATGGGATTGGAGGTGGCACTGGATGTCCAATTCACAAAGACAGATCCTGTTATGTTTGCCATAG